The following nucleotide sequence is from Nycticebus coucang isolate mNycCou1 chromosome 8, mNycCou1.pri, whole genome shotgun sequence.
aaacgacaactgcaacaacaacaaaaataaccaggtgttgtagtcccagctacctgggaggctgagactagagaatcctttaagcacaagagtttgaggttactgtgagctgtgatgccactgccctctgaggatgacacagtgagactctgtctcaaaaaaacaggtACTATTATATAATTGTTCCCTTCAAAATAAACGTAGAAGCTCTGgacaattttaattatatatgcaCTAGTACaggaataaatgttaaaattatctttatagtTAATTTTCTTAGATTTAGTAagtaataattttcataaaagagcctttaaaattattctctccaaagctaaaataatttgaacttttacaattttaatttaatacacAGTTATTTGTCAGTAGTTTTGTACTTTATCTGGCACACTGTTATGAAACATTCTCCTGCACTGACCACTGACAGGCTACTCTAGGTCATTGCTATTGCTTCACAACCCCTTTTCCCTCTTTTAAATGACATCTCTTACTTTGTCATAAATCACTTTTATAATGAGAGAGCAGCTAGGACACGTCGCCACGTCTTCCCCATTCTCCAAATCTTCCTATAACGAAATCAAACACCGTATGGTCAGCATAGTCTCCTCTTTGCCATTTCTTCCCCCCTAAACCTACGCCCAAGTCTCCTGATGGCTTGCCTCCCTCCTGAGTGGATGAGAGAACAAAAAGGGCCTTCCGCGAGAAACGCCGCACCCAATTTTCCCCTAGAAGCGTCACTTAGGGGAAACACCCAAGAAGGATGAGTGAGGTTCGGTCGCCTCAAAACCCCTGGGAAACAAAAACACATCCTCTACACCAAAGTAGCCTAGGAAGCGACCCTATGGGCGGGGATGGAGGGGGATCCAGCAGGGAGACCGATGCTCCCCACTCGCTCCCCGGCCTAAGTGTAAGCCAAAACTATGTGTACTAGGAGCTCGAGTTATTAATTTGGTAGGGTTCGGGGGAGGAGGATTCAGAAACAAGAACGAGGGTGCGCATGACGCAGCTCTGCAAGGGTGATCGAACCATGCAAGGAACATCCGGCGAATTGAAAACGCGCCTGCTGGGTGAGTCGCCGGGCGGGGCGCTAAAGTTACCTTGGTGATGGAGAAGTTGTCCCCACACGGACAAGGATAGAAATAAGTCTCCGTGCCCTCGTCATATTGGAAGTCTTCGATCTCCACCTCGTCGTGAAACACCGCCATGGTCACCAGCAGCCAGCGAAGGGCTATACCGCCCAACGCTTCCTCAGTTGGTTTAACTTGGTTGAGTGCCGGCTTGGCCTGCGTAGTTCCCCCACGCCGCTTCAAGAACTGTCGTTTCCGGCGCATAGGCAGTGACGCAATGTCGACTGTGGTGGCCAAATGGGTGACCGACAGCGGTACCAAGGAGATGGCGGTGCTAGGGGTGGAGACACTGAAAAGACGGCGTTTCCTGTTCGGCAGCGCTCTGTACTGCTCCTCCCATTGGATACCAGCGTCCAATAGAATGTGGGGTTCGCTCGCGCTGCTGTTACGTCATGTTGGGAACGCGGAGGCTCCTGTGCGCGGCGGTGGAACTTGGCCCGGGTCTGCGAGCCGGATACTTGTGGCTGCAGAGAAAAACCTCACTGTAGGCTTGGGCCTTAGACAGCCCTTAAACAA
It contains:
- the DPH3 gene encoding diphthamide biosynthesis protein 3 isoform X2, giving the protein MAVFHDEVEIEDFQYDEGTETYFYPCPCGDNFSITKDQFVCGETIPAPSANKELVKC
- the DPH3 gene encoding diphthamide biosynthesis protein 3 isoform X1, with the protein product MAVFHDEVEIEDFQYDEGTETYFYPCPCGDNFSITKEDLENGEDVATCPSCSLIIKVIYDKDQFVCGETIPAPSANKELVKC